From the Deltaproteobacteria bacterium genome, the window CGGTTTGGGTATTGGATCTCGACCGGGGTTGCTTTGCCGTACGTACGAGTGCCCAGAGCAACAAAGGTTTCGGGTTTTTCCGCCTATATCCACCTCCGCTGTCTTTGTTTAACGGTAAGCCTTTTTTATGCAGTTTAGCACAAGAGGAGCCTACGGCGCATCCCTATAGTTGTCGATGGCTCATAAAATGCCCTGATCCGGAAGGCATTTTTTTGAAACAAGCGACCGTGTGTCCATCCGGCCGGAAGCTCCACATTCGCCCTGGGTTCCTGCGGGTTTGAGTATACATGAGCGGTGTTTCAAGTGGAAAGCATTTGCTTGCGGCCCGGCCCCCCCGCTGAAGCCGGTTGTTCGGACGATTTCTTCAGTTCCTTTTCGTCAATTCCGACGCGGGCACGGACGCCATGGTAGTCAACGTCTTGGCGACCAATAAGTCCGGCGTGAATGAAACCGTCCTGCTGCCGGTGTTCTTCCTTGATGCGGACTCTGGATTCAAGAGCTCCGGCGCCTACCTCGACAGCCTCCAATCCGCAGAACGCGACGAATCCTTTGGAATAATCCTGCTGGAAGAACTTCTTTCGATCTTCAGACAATACCGTGTTCATGGGACCCCTCGGGTTTCGATTTGACGCCCGGCGTCTTCCCGTACGAATGTGCCGCGCGGGGCCTCCTCTGCAAGGGGCATGTTCTTGCCGGAGGCGGCCTGACTTGTTATGAGAATGAGCCCTCCCATTCCCCCGTGCACTATACTCGATTTTTTCCGAAGTGGGAAAGAAGAAGAGTTATCGGGACGTCAAACACTACAAGCGCCGGTAACGATGGTTGACTTAGCCCCGAAACCCTAGCATCATATTTGTCGAGAAGAGTTTTTTTTCAGGCGCACCCCTACCACGATCCAGTGACGAGGACCCGAGGTTTGGGGAGAAAACCGGGATTCGAACCAGCCCTCGAAGACGGACGGTTTCCCGGAACCGCCGTCGCGCTCCTTTGTCAGGCAAACCGGCGGATTGGAAGGGACCGACTGTTTTCTTTGCTCCAGGCGGCAAATCATGAGGGACGAACGGAAGACCCAAAAGGAACTGCTGGAAGAACTGGGCCGCGTACAGCGCGATCTGACGCATCTGAGGAAAGCGGAAGCCGAGCGCAAGGAGGTGGAGCAGGCGCTAAAACGGCGGACGCACGAACTGGGCGAAAGGGTCAAGGAACTGAACTGCCTTTACGGGATTGCCCGGCTCGTGGAGCGTCCCGGAGTCTTGTTAGAGGAGGTGCTTGGAGGGGTTGTGAACCTGATTCCCCCTTCCTGGCAGTTCCCGGAGATCACCTGCGCCCGGATCGTTGTCCTGGGTGAGGAGTACAAGACGGCCAACTTCAGGGAAACCGGATGGAAGCAGGCGGCGACCATCGTTGCGGACGGCCGGCCGACCGGGTCGCTTGAAGTGTTTTACCTCGAGGAGAGGCCGGAGAGCGACGAGGGGCCCTTTCTCAAAGAAGAACGAAAACTGATCGACGCCATCGCCGGACGTCTGGGTAAGATTGTCGAACGAAAACGGACCGAAGCCGATCTCAGGGAAAGCATCGAACTGTACCGTATCCTGTCCAAACACGTGGCGGACGGAGTCACACTTTTCCAGGAAGGGCGCTTTCTGTTTGTCAATCCGGCTTTCCTTTGGATGTTCGGTTTGAAAAAGGACGACGAGCCGGTCGGCAGGACGGCTGCGGAAGTGTTTGCAGGAGACGGTTACCAACGTATCCTGGAGGCGTATTCCTCCGCGGATCCGAAGAGTCTCCCGGGGGAGTCTTTCCGGGCGCTGTGCACAGGAGAGAACGGACGGGAATTCTGGGTGGAGATTTTTCACAATGCCATAGCTTGGAAAGGGAGCCCCGCCATTCTCTCGACTCTACGTGACGTGACCGAAAGGAAGCTTCGGGAGATCGCCATCCAGGAAGAAGCGGAGCATCTCAGAAAGGAGAACATCCGCCTCAGGTCTTCCATGCGGGAGCGTTACCGATTCGGAAGCATTATCGGAAGAAGCGCCGCCATGCAGGAGGTGTACACGCTCATATTGAGGGCCTCCGAGACGGACGCAAACGTTGTCCTTTACGGGGAATCGGGAACCGGCAAGGAACTGGTCGCACGCACGATTCATGACATGAGCGAACGCAGAGATCGGCCTTTTGTACCCGTGAACTGCGGCGCGATCCCCGAAACGCTCTTTGAAAGCGAGTTTTTTGGACATAAGAAAGGGGCGTTCACGGGTGCTCATTCGAACAAACGCGGTTTTTTCGATCTGGCGGACGGCGGCAGCCTGTTTCTGGACGAGGTCAGCGAGTTCACGATCGGTATGCAGGTAAAGCTGCTACGTGCGATCGAGGGATCGGGCTACATGCCGGTGGGAGGCGATCGAATCCGGCGCGCCGATGTACGCATTATTGCGGCGTCCAATGTTTCCCTCCTGGATCGGGTTAGAAAAGGACAGATGCGGGAGGATTTTTTCTATCGGTTACACGTGATCTCCATCCAGGTCCCCCCACTCCGCGAAAGGAAGGAAGACATTCCGTTGCTGGTGGAAAACGTGCTGCAGGGTTACGGCAAGGACAAAGGGTCCAAAGTGCCCGGGAATGTGATGGAGGCCCTGATGAGCTATCCGTGGCCTGGAAACGTCAGAGAGCTTCAGAACGTGGTGCATAGGTATTTGACGGTGCATAAGCTGGATTTTGTCGGGAGTTTGATGGATGGGCCTTCGGCCTGGGGGGATACGGCGGTGGGGGAGGCCGGGGGCGAGGGACTGAATCTGCGCGAGAGCTTGGAGCGTTTCGAGAGAGAAGTCATTGCCGCGGCCCTGGATCAGACACGTTGGCATCGGGGCCATGCGGCGTCTCTGTTGGGCATTGACCGGAAGACGCTATTCCGCAAGATGAAGCAATTCGGTATGGCGTAGTCCCATAATAGGGCAGTATTGACCTATTCGGAATTGCGTAGTTTTTACAATAGGTAATCTTAACATCGTAGTTTCTTCTGGGGCATTTATGCCCTAATACGGCCCCTCCCACCAGCCAAATCATCCGGCATTTTT encodes:
- a CDS encoding sigma 54-interacting transcriptional regulator, with the protein product MRDERKTQKELLEELGRVQRDLTHLRKAEAERKEVEQALKRRTHELGERVKELNCLYGIARLVERPGVLLEEVLGGVVNLIPPSWQFPEITCARIVVLGEEYKTANFRETGWKQAATIVADGRPTGSLEVFYLEERPESDEGPFLKEERKLIDAIAGRLGKIVERKRTEADLRESIELYRILSKHVADGVTLFQEGRFLFVNPAFLWMFGLKKDDEPVGRTAAEVFAGDGYQRILEAYSSADPKSLPGESFRALCTGENGREFWVEIFHNAIAWKGSPAILSTLRDVTERKLREIAIQEEAEHLRKENIRLRSSMRERYRFGSIIGRSAAMQEVYTLILRASETDANVVLYGESGTGKELVARTIHDMSERRDRPFVPVNCGAIPETLFESEFFGHKKGAFTGAHSNKRGFFDLADGGSLFLDEVSEFTIGMQVKLLRAIEGSGYMPVGGDRIRRADVRIIAASNVSLLDRVRKGQMREDFFYRLHVISIQVPPLRERKEDIPLLVENVLQGYGKDKGSKVPGNVMEALMSYPWPGNVRELQNVVHRYLTVHKLDFVGSLMDGPSAWGDTAVGEAGGEGLNLRESLERFEREVIAAALDQTRWHRGHAASLLGIDRKTLFRKMKQFGMA